The following are encoded in a window of Mycobacterium sp. ELW1 genomic DNA:
- a CDS encoding NUDIX hydrolase has product MSDGEQAKPRRRRGRRRGRRAAGPANPTPADAGATEASDTTTGSPAVNGTNGQPRPGKPGRPRRAPARLRTVHETSAGGLVIDGIDGPPEAQVAALIGRIDRRGRMLWSLPKGHIEQGETAEETAIREVAEETGIRGQVLAALGSIDYWFVTEGRRVHKTVHHYLMQFSGGELCDEDVEVTEVAWVPVGELPKRLAYADERRLAEVAGELIQLLQSDGVAALPPLPRTTPRRRPQTHSHTRSRRSDDSGPRQSGPRTNGCGPGT; this is encoded by the coding sequence GTGTCGGACGGCGAACAGGCCAAACCACGACGGCGCCGAGGGCGTCGCCGCGGCCGTCGCGCGGCTGGTCCGGCAAATCCCACCCCGGCAGACGCCGGCGCCACCGAAGCCTCGGACACCACCACCGGATCCCCCGCCGTCAACGGCACCAATGGTCAGCCCCGGCCCGGCAAACCCGGCCGTCCCCGTCGGGCGCCCGCGCGGCTGCGTACCGTCCACGAAACCTCCGCGGGCGGACTGGTCATCGACGGTATCGACGGGCCGCCCGAAGCTCAGGTGGCCGCCCTCATCGGGCGGATCGACCGGCGCGGGCGGATGCTGTGGTCACTGCCGAAGGGCCACATCGAACAGGGTGAGACCGCCGAGGAAACCGCGATCCGCGAGGTCGCCGAAGAAACCGGTATCCGCGGACAGGTCCTGGCCGCGCTCGGCAGCATCGACTACTGGTTCGTCACCGAAGGCCGCCGCGTCCACAAGACGGTGCACCACTACCTCATGCAGTTCTCCGGCGGTGAACTGTGCGACGAAGACGTCGAGGTCACCGAGGTGGCGTGGGTTCCGGTCGGTGAGCTCCCCAAACGACTGGCCTACGCCGACGAGCGTCGCCTGGCCGAGGTCGCCGGCGAACTGATCCAACTCCTGCAGTCCGACGGCGTCGCCGCGCTGCCGCCACTGCCGCGCACCACCCCACGCCGGCGGCCTCAAACGCATTCGCACACCCGCAGCCGTCGTTCGGACGATTCAGGACCGCGTCAATCCGGCCCGCGGACGAACGGCTGCGGACCGGGAACGTGA
- a CDS encoding MFS transporter — MADARAPGSLWRSVRSLPEFWRLLELRTASQFGDGLFQAGLAGGLLFNPERAADPWAVAGAFAVLFLPYSIVGPFAGALLDRWDRRAVLVAANLARLVLVVGVAVLLAVGASDLTVLCGALIVNGFSRFVTSGLSAALPHVVPRQSVVVMNSVATATGATATFLGANFMLLPRWLFGSGDAGAATIMSMVAVPIAVAFVLSLRFPRHVLGPDDTARAVHGSVFYAVTTGWIYGARTVLTTPTVAATLSGLASHRMVFGINTLLVLVIVRHSDTQAVGGLGTAVIFVAATGGGAFLANVLAPMSIERWGRYATANGALGCAAVIQLAGATLQLVVMIVCGFLLGLAGQIVKLCADTAMQIDVDDALRGHVFAVQDSLFWVSFIAAITFAAAVVPADGHSAVLALIGSAVYLVGLAVHSAVGRRT; from the coding sequence ATGGCCGACGCCCGCGCACCCGGTTCGCTCTGGCGATCCGTGCGCAGCCTGCCCGAGTTCTGGCGATTGCTCGAGCTGCGGACCGCCAGTCAGTTCGGTGACGGGCTGTTTCAGGCCGGGCTCGCCGGCGGCCTGTTGTTCAACCCGGAACGGGCGGCCGATCCGTGGGCGGTGGCCGGGGCGTTCGCGGTGTTGTTCCTGCCGTATTCGATCGTCGGCCCGTTCGCCGGGGCGCTGCTGGACCGCTGGGATCGCCGGGCGGTGCTGGTCGCGGCGAACCTGGCCAGGCTGGTGTTGGTTGTCGGCGTCGCTGTGCTGCTGGCCGTCGGGGCCAGTGACCTGACCGTGCTGTGCGGCGCGCTGATCGTCAACGGGTTCAGCCGGTTCGTCACCTCAGGACTCTCGGCCGCGCTGCCGCACGTCGTGCCGCGCCAGTCGGTCGTGGTGATGAACTCCGTCGCGACGGCCACCGGAGCCACCGCCACGTTCCTCGGCGCGAACTTCATGCTGTTGCCGCGCTGGCTGTTTGGCTCCGGCGACGCGGGCGCGGCCACCATCATGTCGATGGTGGCGGTTCCGATCGCGGTCGCGTTTGTGCTGTCGCTGCGGTTCCCACGGCACGTGCTCGGGCCTGACGACACCGCACGCGCCGTGCACGGTTCGGTGTTCTACGCCGTCACCACCGGGTGGATCTACGGCGCGCGCACCGTGTTGACCACGCCCACCGTGGCGGCCACACTGTCCGGCCTCGCCAGCCACCGGATGGTGTTCGGCATCAACACCCTGCTGGTGCTGGTCATCGTGCGGCACAGCGACACCCAGGCCGTCGGTGGTCTGGGCACCGCCGTCATCTTCGTCGCGGCCACCGGCGGCGGCGCGTTCCTGGCCAACGTGCTGGCCCCGATGTCGATCGAGCGGTGGGGCCGGTACGCGACCGCCAACGGGGCGTTGGGGTGTGCGGCGGTCATTCAGCTGGCCGGCGCGACCCTGCAGTTGGTGGTGATGATCGTGTGCGGGTTCCTGCTCGGGCTGGCCGGCCAGATCGTCAAGCTGTGCGCCGACACCGCCATGCAGATCGACGTCGACGACGCGCTGCGCGGACATGTGTTCGCCGTACAGGATTCGTTGTTCTGGGTGTCGTTCATCGCAGCGATCACCTTCGCCGCCGCGGTGGTGCCGGCCGACGGCCATTCCGCCGTCCTGGCCTTGATCGGCTCGGCGGTCTATCTCGTCGGCCTGGCAGTGCACAGCGCGGTCGGGCGCCGTACCTGA
- a CDS encoding TIGR03084 family metal-binding protein: MAAADPIIDDLRDESDALDALVAPLDPPGWAQPTPAPGWTIAHQIAHLLWTDRASLLSITDEPAFGDLLTAAQADPSGFVDKAAEELALTPPVQLLAQWRDTRIQLHAALRGVADGRKLVWFGPPMSAPSMATARLMETWAHGLDVADALGVVVAPTARLKSIAHLGVRTRDFAFTVHGLTPPAEPFRVELTAPDGSCWAWGPEDAAQRVTGSALDFCYLVTQRRPSRELDVVAEGADAAKWLGIAQAFAGPPGQGR; this comes from the coding sequence ATGGCAGCCGCGGATCCGATCATCGACGACCTTCGCGACGAGAGCGACGCCCTCGACGCCCTCGTCGCGCCCCTGGATCCGCCCGGCTGGGCGCAGCCCACACCGGCGCCCGGCTGGACCATCGCCCACCAGATCGCGCACCTGCTGTGGACCGATCGGGCGTCGCTGCTGTCGATCACCGACGAGCCCGCGTTCGGTGATCTGCTCACCGCGGCGCAGGCCGACCCGTCGGGCTTCGTCGACAAAGCCGCCGAAGAGCTGGCGCTCACCCCGCCCGTGCAGCTGCTGGCGCAGTGGCGAGACACCCGCATCCAGCTGCACGCCGCGCTGCGCGGGGTGGCCGACGGCCGCAAGCTGGTCTGGTTCGGCCCGCCGATGAGCGCACCGTCGATGGCCACCGCCCGACTGATGGAAACCTGGGCGCACGGCCTCGACGTAGCCGACGCTCTGGGTGTCGTGGTCGCGCCGACGGCCCGGCTGAAGTCGATCGCCCACCTCGGTGTGCGCACTCGCGACTTCGCGTTTACCGTCCACGGGCTGACCCCGCCGGCCGAGCCGTTCCGCGTCGAACTGACGGCGCCCGACGGCAGCTGCTGGGCGTGGGGCCCCGAGGACGCGGCCCAACGCGTCACCGGGTCGGCGCTCGACTTCTGCTACCTGGTCACCCAGCGCAGGCCGAGCCGCGAGCTCGACGTTGTCGCCGAAGGAGCCGATGCCGCAAAGTGGCTCGGCATCGCGCAGGCCTTCGCCGGGCCGCCCGGCCAGGGACGCTGA
- a CDS encoding DUF6049 family protein, with the protein MPRRVGKLPRIVLVLGFLALLAMPTTAPAAAGEPGSTPFLQVRVDSVTPDLITTTSEPTVTVTGTVTNVGDRPVRDVVARLEHAAAVTSSAGLRTNLDGPNDQFQPVGEFTAIAPEMQRGQAVGFTFSYPLRSRTAPSLGVEQPGVYPLLVNINGTPDYGDAARLDDARFLLPVLGVPPDPASTSADALTDVVPPDTTKPVAVTMLWPLADKPRLAPGVPGGSTPVRLMNDDLAVSLAAGGRLDSLLSAVDFATSPPVDPGGDTARALCLAVDPDLLVTVNAMTTGYVVADSPDGLGAASHPGTGQAAAVAWLDKLRALAKRMCVTSTPYAQADLGALQRVGDAGLNTAATVSASDIIDQILGIASLRGATVLGDGPLTPGAVDLLDSQGPTVAIAAANCSAQDSATGEPMTADVTARRVSPQVVMAPFDPAVGAALAGVGTDPDLPTYLDASLDVPLDHDSMVARRQDAVASMLWRALQPSAEPRQQILLPPLKWSPQAGDAQAMLTALATTIRSGLAFARPLGDVITQAAQAGPGPGPDLPRDTRGGFDDDVISTITGQSGRLWGLTAALTTDPRTGLTGPQYTAPLREDMLRALSQTEPPQERNDLARRRLGAVGTTINDLFGAVTIVNPGGSYTLATEHSPLPLAVRNDLAVPIRVRLQVDAPPGMTVTDLGEQEVPPGYLPLRVPIEVHFTQRVAVDVTLRTSDGLQLGEPVRLSVHSNAYGKVLFAITLIGGTVLAALVGRRLYHRFRGQPDPADLDRPRRATAEGRE; encoded by the coding sequence ATGCCGAGGCGGGTCGGCAAGCTGCCCCGGATCGTGCTGGTCCTCGGTTTCCTTGCCTTGCTCGCGATGCCAACGACCGCGCCGGCCGCTGCCGGCGAGCCCGGGTCGACGCCCTTCCTGCAGGTGCGGGTGGACAGCGTCACCCCGGATCTCATCACCACCACCAGCGAGCCGACGGTCACCGTCACCGGAACCGTCACCAACGTCGGCGACCGTCCGGTGCGCGACGTCGTCGCCCGCCTCGAACACGCCGCCGCAGTGACCTCCTCGGCGGGGTTGCGCACCAATCTCGACGGCCCCAACGACCAGTTCCAGCCCGTCGGCGAATTCACCGCGATCGCGCCGGAGATGCAGCGCGGTCAGGCGGTCGGATTCACCTTCAGCTATCCGCTCCGCTCGCGCACCGCGCCCTCGCTGGGCGTCGAACAGCCCGGGGTGTACCCGCTGCTGGTCAACATCAACGGCACCCCGGACTACGGCGACGCCGCCCGCCTCGACGACGCCCGCTTCCTGCTGCCGGTCTTGGGTGTACCGCCCGACCCGGCCAGTACGTCGGCGGACGCCCTGACCGACGTCGTCCCACCCGACACCACCAAACCTGTTGCGGTGACCATGCTGTGGCCACTCGCCGACAAGCCGAGGCTGGCCCCGGGCGTGCCGGGCGGCAGCACACCGGTGCGGTTGATGAACGACGATCTGGCCGTATCGCTGGCCGCGGGTGGCCGGCTGGACTCGCTGCTGTCGGCGGTCGATTTCGCCACCAGCCCCCCGGTGGATCCCGGCGGCGACACCGCGCGGGCCCTGTGTCTGGCGGTCGACCCGGACCTACTGGTCACCGTCAACGCGATGACCACCGGTTACGTCGTGGCCGACTCCCCCGACGGGCTCGGCGCCGCCTCCCACCCCGGCACCGGACAGGCCGCCGCGGTGGCCTGGCTGGACAAATTGCGCGCCCTGGCCAAGCGGATGTGCGTCACATCAACGCCGTACGCGCAGGCCGATCTCGGCGCTCTGCAGCGGGTCGGGGACGCCGGGCTCAACACCGCGGCAACCGTCAGCGCGAGCGACATCATCGACCAGATCCTCGGCATCGCCTCGTTGCGCGGCGCGACGGTCCTGGGCGACGGACCGCTGACGCCCGGCGCCGTCGACCTGCTCGACAGCCAGGGGCCGACCGTCGCGATCGCGGCCGCCAACTGCTCCGCCCAGGACTCCGCGACCGGGGAGCCGATGACCGCCGACGTGACCGCGCGCCGGGTATCGCCGCAAGTGGTGATGGCACCGTTCGACCCGGCCGTCGGCGCCGCCCTGGCCGGGGTCGGTACCGACCCCGATCTGCCCACCTATCTTGATGCGTCGCTGGACGTTCCACTCGACCACGACTCCATGGTCGCGCGGCGTCAGGACGCCGTCGCATCGATGCTGTGGCGGGCGTTGCAGCCGAGCGCCGAGCCGCGCCAGCAGATCCTGCTGCCCCCGCTGAAGTGGAGCCCGCAAGCCGGTGACGCACAGGCGATGCTGACCGCGCTGGCCACCACGATCCGCTCGGGGCTGGCGTTCGCCCGGCCGCTGGGCGACGTGATCACGCAGGCGGCGCAGGCCGGCCCGGGGCCCGGCCCCGATCTGCCGCGGGACACCCGGGGCGGCTTCGACGACGACGTCATCTCCACGATCACCGGACAGAGTGGCCGGTTGTGGGGGTTGACCGCGGCGCTCACCACCGATCCGCGCACCGGGCTGACCGGCCCGCAGTACACCGCGCCGCTGCGCGAGGACATGCTGCGCGCCCTGAGCCAGACCGAGCCCCCGCAGGAGCGCAACGATCTGGCCCGGCGCCGGCTGGGAGCTGTCGGCACGACGATCAACGACCTGTTCGGCGCGGTCACGATCGTCAACCCCGGCGGTTCGTACACGCTGGCCACCGAGCACAGCCCGCTGCCGCTGGCGGTGCGCAACGACCTGGCCGTCCCGATCCGGGTCCGACTGCAGGTCGACGCCCCGCCCGGCATGACCGTCACCGACCTCGGCGAGCAGGAAGTCCCGCCGGGATACCTGCCGCTGCGGGTCCCCATCGAGGTGCACTTCACCCAACGAGTCGCCGTCGACGTCACCCTGCGCACCTCCGACGGGCTGCAGCTCGGTGAGCCGGTGCGACTGTCGGTGCACTCGAACGCCTACGGCAAGGTGCTCTTCGCGATCACCCTGATCGGCGGCACGGTGCTGGCGGCGCTCGTCGGACGCCGGCTCTACCACCGCTTCCGCGGCCAGCCCGACCCCGCCGACCTGGACCGCCCGCGCCGGGCCACCGCCGAAGGCCGCGAATGA
- a CDS encoding pullulanase, which yields MDYCLGHGDGTAAMFSGHPEVDIDGDGELDGVRLDLDGDGAFDDALADFDDDGLADHAAFDLDDGFAEHVFTDDGSGTWAMTPVGPAGPLRWFGLDGVEHTAEGPIDFDGDGRPDRVLDVDRDGLADRALRSGPDGGFDTGYVDTDGDGRWDVTLVDSDGDGLSDDASPV from the coding sequence ATGGACTATTGCCTGGGACACGGGGACGGTACGGCGGCCATGTTCAGCGGTCATCCCGAGGTGGACATCGACGGTGACGGCGAGCTCGACGGGGTGCGGCTGGACCTCGATGGCGACGGTGCCTTCGACGATGCGCTGGCCGACTTCGACGACGACGGCCTGGCCGACCACGCCGCCTTCGACCTCGATGACGGGTTCGCGGAGCACGTGTTCACCGACGACGGGTCGGGGACGTGGGCGATGACTCCGGTCGGCCCGGCCGGCCCGCTGCGCTGGTTCGGTCTGGACGGCGTCGAGCACACGGCGGAGGGGCCGATCGATTTCGACGGTGACGGACGCCCGGACCGGGTGCTCGACGTCGACCGCGACGGCCTGGCCGATCGGGCGTTGCGAAGCGGGCCCGACGGCGGGTTCGACACCGGTTACGTCGACACCGATGGGGACGGCCGCTGGGACGTCACGTTGGTCGACTCCGACGGTGACGGACTCTCCGACGACGCCAGTCCGGTGTAG
- a CDS encoding EAL domain-containing protein gives MITDRWLTPPGPRLTLNRGQQIVATVLVLLLIALVAIGFQSSADQNAYSRHSARSEAAATNTFFTVRDSLTYIDRAQQYLLGVVPRRDVQLARAMLAQRLRVIAANGVAAADSTGPDYRAALAALDAVVAKAPPGLLPVAQRDRWAGTILPRSEALSERAHELAADNQVEQHQMDRLAERNLLRGRVVQLAMLISALILAAILLWWVSANVVRQYRSARKAFDNEREVLRQTEFRLDRVSALERGQAQILERIATAGPVSSVLRQIVQLAADVSGAPAVRMSIGRRTVIYPPGADVSGTPAWTGVVTDNVDGSGTLQVFGDAEALDELAHTALVRCRDLAVLSLERDASARRLSYQASHDALTGLANRSLLLARLSKSLLLSRRRGTPLALLFCDLDRFKMVNDSIGHAGGDQLLIEAARRLSGTVRESDTVARLGGDEFVVLCPELPDRAQALALAERIRSALSVPYTIDGKEAFVDVSIGITFADESTVSGHELMREADVAMYRAKLTDGHHINVFDSTLEAEVAQRLDLDAALRHAVERGELRCSAQPIVVLDTGVITGFETLLQWHRPGLPVLYPGAFIPLAEDNGMIVEIGRWVLRETIQTLAQWRADGLALDLTMSVNVSPRQVREAGFAEEVLQMLAASGLPPEALMIELTEHALVDLRVAHPTLARLREAGVSVSLDDFGTGYSSLTQLRTLPVDQIKLDRSFAAALDEGDDKQRAVVQSVVALASALSLDLVVEGIETIAERDTLLDLGADTGQGFLYHHPVLWDAARALLESGGVCTVPSDGGYTGLASSESPSPSESTNVTSQRPSPSVST, from the coding sequence GTGATCACCGACCGCTGGCTCACCCCGCCCGGCCCCCGGCTGACCCTCAACCGCGGCCAGCAGATCGTGGCGACCGTGCTGGTGCTGCTGCTCATCGCGCTGGTCGCGATCGGCTTTCAGTCATCGGCCGATCAGAACGCCTACAGCCGGCACAGCGCCCGCAGCGAAGCGGCTGCCACCAACACGTTCTTCACCGTGCGCGACTCGCTCACCTACATCGACCGCGCGCAGCAGTATCTGCTCGGCGTGGTTCCCCGGCGCGACGTCCAGCTCGCCAGGGCGATGCTGGCTCAGCGCCTGCGCGTGATCGCGGCCAACGGTGTGGCCGCCGCCGACAGCACCGGCCCCGACTACCGCGCGGCGCTCGCCGCACTGGACGCGGTGGTCGCCAAGGCGCCGCCCGGTCTGCTGCCCGTCGCACAACGCGACCGGTGGGCCGGCACCATCCTGCCGCGTTCCGAGGCCCTCTCCGAGCGGGCGCACGAGCTGGCCGCCGACAACCAGGTCGAACAGCACCAGATGGATCGCCTCGCCGAGCGGAACCTGCTGCGCGGCCGGGTGGTCCAGCTGGCCATGCTGATCTCCGCGCTGATCCTGGCCGCAATCTTGTTGTGGTGGGTCTCGGCCAATGTCGTGCGCCAATACCGAAGCGCCCGAAAGGCTTTCGACAACGAGCGAGAAGTGCTGCGCCAGACCGAGTTTCGCCTTGATCGGGTTTCCGCGCTGGAACGCGGCCAGGCGCAGATCCTGGAACGCATCGCCACCGCGGGCCCGGTGTCGTCGGTCCTGCGCCAGATCGTGCAGCTGGCCGCCGACGTGTCCGGGGCACCGGCCGTCCGCATGTCGATCGGCAGGCGAACGGTGATCTACCCGCCCGGCGCCGACGTGTCGGGCACACCGGCGTGGACCGGTGTCGTCACCGACAACGTCGACGGGTCAGGGACGCTCCAGGTGTTCGGCGACGCCGAAGCCCTCGACGAACTCGCCCACACCGCCCTGGTGCGGTGCCGGGACCTGGCGGTGCTGTCGCTCGAACGGGACGCGTCCGCGCGTCGGCTGTCCTACCAGGCCAGCCACGACGCCCTCACGGGCCTGGCCAACCGCAGCCTGCTGCTCGCTCGGCTGTCGAAGAGCCTGCTGCTGTCCCGCCGCCGCGGAACTCCCCTGGCGCTGCTGTTCTGCGATCTGGACCGCTTCAAGATGGTCAACGACTCGATCGGGCACGCCGGCGGAGACCAGCTGCTGATCGAGGCGGCGCGGCGGCTGTCGGGCACCGTGCGCGAAAGCGACACCGTGGCACGCCTCGGCGGCGACGAGTTCGTGGTGCTCTGCCCGGAGCTGCCGGACCGTGCCCAGGCTCTTGCACTGGCCGAACGGATCCGCAGCGCACTCAGCGTTCCGTACACCATCGACGGCAAGGAAGCGTTCGTCGACGTCTCCATCGGCATCACCTTCGCCGACGAATCCACCGTCTCCGGTCACGAACTGATGCGCGAAGCCGACGTGGCGATGTACCGGGCCAAGCTCACCGACGGCCACCACATCAACGTCTTCGACTCGACGCTCGAAGCCGAGGTCGCCCAGCGCCTGGATCTGGACGCCGCCCTGCGCCACGCCGTGGAGCGTGGCGAGCTGCGATGCTCCGCCCAACCGATCGTCGTGCTCGACACCGGAGTGATCACCGGCTTCGAGACGCTGCTGCAGTGGCACCGCCCCGGGCTGCCCGTCCTGTATCCGGGTGCGTTCATCCCGCTGGCCGAGGACAACGGGATGATCGTCGAGATCGGCCGGTGGGTGCTGCGCGAGACCATCCAGACCCTCGCGCAGTGGCGCGCCGACGGGCTGGCACTCGACCTGACCATGTCGGTCAACGTGTCGCCACGCCAGGTACGCGAAGCCGGCTTCGCCGAAGAGGTGCTGCAGATGCTGGCGGCGTCCGGGTTGCCGCCCGAGGCCCTGATGATCGAGCTCACCGAACACGCACTTGTCGACCTGCGGGTGGCCCACCCGACACTGGCGCGGCTGCGCGAGGCCGGCGTCAGTGTCTCCCTCGACGATTTCGGCACTGGCTATTCGTCGCTGACCCAACTGCGCACGCTGCCCGTCGATCAGATCAAGCTCGATCGCTCGTTCGCCGCCGCGCTGGACGAGGGCGACGACAAACAACGCGCCGTCGTGCAGTCGGTGGTCGCGCTGGCCAGCGCGCTGTCGCTGGACCTGGTGGTCGAAGGCATCGAGACGATCGCCGAGCGCGACACCCTGCTGGATCTCGGCGCCGACACGGGGCAGGGCTTCCTCTATCACCACCCCGTGCTGTGGGACGCCGCCCGAGCGCTGCTCGAGTCGGGTGGGGTGTGCACGGTGCCGTCAGACGGCGGCTACACCGGACTGGCGTCGTCGGAGAGTCCGTCACCGTCGGAGTCGACCAACGTGACGTCCCAGCGGCCGTCCCCATCGGTGTCGACGTAA
- a CDS encoding molybdopterin-dependent oxidoreductase, translating to MRNRLLAAIAAGTVGIAVGGCATSPAPAHPYSAAAESESDQGRNPYTAGTVDPPAPNAPVLTVTGGATPLSLTIDQLNAMGNATISIDEPFVNKRETYSGVPLAIVLAKAGIPDTATIDTDAIDHYHYVSVVKPMIDSQALIATQRDGGPIPYDQGGPIRIVFPDRTPLSSVLEAWNWSLTSITVKHPAGS from the coding sequence ATGCGCAACCGCCTCCTGGCCGCCATCGCGGCGGGGACGGTCGGCATTGCGGTCGGCGGGTGTGCGACCAGTCCCGCCCCGGCCCACCCCTACTCGGCCGCGGCGGAGTCGGAGTCCGACCAGGGGCGCAACCCCTACACCGCCGGGACCGTCGACCCCCCGGCTCCGAATGCACCGGTGCTCACCGTGACCGGCGGGGCGACGCCGCTGTCGCTGACCATCGACCAGCTCAATGCGATGGGCAACGCGACGATCTCGATCGACGAACCCTTCGTCAACAAGCGCGAGACGTACAGCGGTGTGCCGCTGGCCATCGTGCTCGCCAAAGCCGGAATTCCCGACACCGCAACGATCGACACCGACGCGATCGACCACTACCACTACGTCAGCGTCGTCAAACCGATGATCGACTCGCAGGCCCTGATCGCCACCCAGCGTGACGGCGGGCCCATTCCCTACGACCAGGGCGGGCCCATCCGGATCGTGTTCCCCGACCGCACCCCGCTGTCGTCGGTCCTCGAAGCCTGGAACTGGAGCCTGACGTCGATCACGGTGAAGCACCCGGCCGGCTCGTGA
- a CDS encoding CCA tRNA nucleotidyltransferase, giving the protein MSEATHDVELLARALVALNRQGALLREVGALFDAAGHELYLVGGSVRDAVLGRLNPDLDFTTDARPEVVQRIVRPWADAVWDTGIEFGTVGVGKYGERLEITTFRADSYDQVSRNPQVRYGDRLEDDLVRRDFTVNAMAVRITADGPGDFIDPLGGLTALRQRILDTPTAPEVSFGDDPLRMLRAARFVSQLRFGVSDRVRRAIVEMAPQLGRITVERVAVELDKMLLGDDPVAGIDLMVHTGMGEVVLPEIGGMQMAIDEHHQHKDVYQHSLTVLRQAMELEDDDERDLVLRWAALLHDIGKPATRRHESDGGVSFHHHEVVGAKMVRKRMRALKYSKQMVDDVSQLVYLHLRFHGYGDGKWTDSAVRRYVADAGPLLPRLHKLVRADCTTRNKRRAARLQASYDELEARIAELAAKEDLQRVRPDLDGNEIMRLLDIPPGPLVGQAWSFLKELRLDRGPLEHDEAVAALLAWWTERNAKDQPGV; this is encoded by the coding sequence GTGTCCGAAGCCACCCACGACGTCGAACTGCTCGCCCGGGCCCTCGTCGCACTCAATCGACAGGGTGCGTTGTTGCGTGAAGTCGGTGCCCTGTTCGACGCTGCCGGCCACGAGCTCTACCTCGTCGGCGGCAGTGTGCGCGACGCCGTCCTCGGCCGGCTGAACCCGGACCTCGACTTCACCACCGATGCGCGGCCCGAGGTCGTTCAGCGGATCGTGCGGCCATGGGCCGACGCAGTGTGGGATACCGGAATCGAGTTCGGCACGGTCGGCGTCGGCAAGTACGGCGAGCGGTTGGAGATCACCACCTTCCGCGCCGACAGCTACGACCAGGTGTCGCGCAACCCGCAGGTCCGCTACGGAGACCGGCTCGAGGACGATCTGGTGCGCCGCGACTTTACGGTCAACGCGATGGCGGTGCGCATCACCGCGGACGGTCCGGGCGACTTCATCGATCCGCTGGGCGGCCTGACCGCGTTGCGGCAGCGGATCCTGGATACGCCGACGGCGCCGGAGGTGTCGTTCGGCGATGACCCGCTGCGCATGCTGCGGGCGGCGCGCTTCGTCTCCCAGCTGCGGTTCGGCGTATCCGATCGGGTGCGTCGCGCGATCGTGGAGATGGCGCCCCAGCTCGGGCGGATCACGGTCGAGCGGGTGGCGGTCGAGTTGGACAAGATGCTGCTGGGCGATGACCCCGTCGCAGGCATCGACCTGATGGTCCACACCGGGATGGGCGAGGTGGTGCTGCCCGAGATCGGCGGCATGCAGATGGCCATCGACGAGCACCATCAGCACAAGGACGTCTACCAGCATTCGCTGACCGTGCTGCGCCAGGCGATGGAACTGGAGGATGACGACGAGCGCGATCTCGTGCTGCGCTGGGCGGCGCTGCTGCACGACATCGGCAAGCCGGCCACCCGCCGCCACGAATCCGACGGCGGAGTGAGCTTCCACCACCATGAGGTGGTCGGGGCCAAGATGGTCCGCAAGCGGATGCGGGCGCTGAAGTACTCCAAGCAGATGGTCGACGATGTGTCGCAGCTGGTGTATCTGCATCTGCGGTTCCACGGCTACGGCGACGGCAAGTGGACGGATTCGGCGGTGCGCCGCTACGTCGCCGACGCCGGACCGCTGCTGCCGCGGTTGCACAAGCTGGTCCGCGCCGACTGCACGACCCGCAACAAGCGGCGCGCGGCGCGGTTGCAGGCCAGTTACGACGAGCTCGAGGCGCGGATCGCGGAGCTGGCCGCCAAGGAAGATCTGCAACGGGTGCGCCCGGACCTGGACGGTAACGAGATCATGCGGCTGCTCGACATCCCGCCCGGTCCGCTGGTGGGGCAGGCCTGGTCGTTCCTCAAGGAGCTGCGCCTGGACCGCGGGCCGCTCGAACACGACGAGGCCGTCGCCGCTCTGCTGGCGTGGTGGACCGAACGGAACGCGAAGGATCAGCCCGGCGTCTGA